A stretch of the Lineus longissimus chromosome 12, tnLinLong1.2, whole genome shotgun sequence genome encodes the following:
- the LOC135496804 gene encoding myosin-9-like isoform X2 — protein MSKSQADVPNIKEITRKLTEDGLDARASVEEKLLHLWQLYLESQASLKATLENIEELRQQQAQEMQEVENYVEHIRQLSDEREALTLEFETENEQLKGELEQLRHELAGFQNEETAEMLIQQGLDDIAKSSNSEQIAYLLVERARLMDELELEQHRSRSRPASRADDANLTQMMEKERAEFEEELRQQRDSMQQLKEHMHQVHEEELENLKEEKEKMVEDLDQASKQINNLQIQLNNLSVDLEQEKQSANYKIKSMEANVKNAKETELCQLQDENKRLESELLAARGQVKDLVKNNEAFQESMTSMNEQLRELNTKYEKEREENNNRQAEFDNSISEFASKSDDDHIHIQELKSSISLLTDEKNSLGKKVESLEREINELQEKEESLLNKSESIQNQDSLKKYKDLCVELGLEKKEALEVLNETQDVLKEEIENSANLQERLALADEKAEECDQLREQARVLKIRKAALEEQLLQRDESNQQQTEGDKSQIAKLESKLEKLRKQIEEKDIVLSERSDGESHEIVTLKQQLVTLQEEVVAKETCHKQQLEEERARVRELEDYLTDYEDQYKEEMKAKRKNVKNLQAELEGGAQLQKELEDKVASLEEELKDSSEKSKEHIEAKRQLEQKLTSAGSHEKTADETKEQISLLEKALQQVESDNNDLAKKYSDSIAQYQELEKQLRSEKETSCELKVRLEAGESEQTAELQQLEKEVTSLRAELIQRKSHITKLESEVLGSKSDQERELNRLKQQNEQLQTSHKKEIENLAKNLEKSYKDLSDSRATLREREEETIHLKHRMNVDGREATHKLEMEVKLRHDFEKRNQILEEELNKVWNQLREKMDQVANMEKAKENLEEELDRKSITCRNTETKLAQRSLDQSTALQEANRRLEESEEKISSLQHDLHQAVLKLESSERQVRDITALRGEVQRSKDEVIHLRSQLQEEKLNRTLEAQHTEELRKHMALLKEKETRMTAQNRELQHMLLDMENKMSKVQDQSRSASSMQNVVENAKQTLADQVAKLQKEIETQQLELLASSDRYDNQVRRYEDRKAMHKTKLQRAREIYNREKSRLREYIYKLEEELRLSKMSLDKEVEFKEKTVDDYKMLMKEKRELLSRLSEEEERAKDKTRLSSMLQVRCKFLEEENSGLQDRVELVQRQKQEAEKTLKDRRDKAKEALRSLTPLSTVQTPRSMTPLTPMRSLSPVRLNSTGITPHSTMSSGLGLSIDSSWDNNILDAVLTMQSAHKNGIFGRSYERSSSFDGLDD, from the exons GATGTGCCAAATATAAAAGAGATCACTCGTAAACTGACTGAAGATGGCCTTGATGCCAGAGCGTCAGTGGAAGAGAAGCTACTCCATCTGTGGCAGCTCTATCTTGAGTCTCAG GCAAGCCTCAAGGCCACCCTGGAGAACATCGAGGAGCTCCGCCAGCAGCAGGCCCAGGAGATGCAGGAGGTGGAGAACTACGTGGAACACATCCGCCAGCTCTCAGATGAAAGAGAGGCTCTGACGCTTGAGTTTGAGACCGAGAATGAACAGCTGAAGGGAGAGTTAGAGCAGCTAAGACATGAGCTTGCAG ggtttcaaaatgaagaaacggCCGAGATGCTGATACAACAAGGCCTGGACGATATAGCAAAGAGCTCCAACAGCGAGCAGATCGCCTACCTCCTGGTCGAGAGAGCGCGACTCATGGACGAGTTAGAACTTGAGCAACATAGGTCAAGATCGCGACCGGCAAGTCGAGCAGACGACGCAAATTTGACCCAGATGATGGAGAAGGAGCGGGCGgagtttgaggaagaattgcGACAGCAGAGGGATAGTATGCAACAG CTGAAAGAACACATGCATCAAGTTCATGAAGAAGAACTGGAGAACTTGAAAGAGGAGAAGGAAAAGATGGTAGAAGACTTGGACCAGGCATCGAAACAG ATTAATAACCTGCAGATTCAGCTCAACAATCTCTCGGTCGACCTTGAACAAGAAAAGCAGTCGGCAAACTACAAGATCAAATCCATGGAGGCCAACGTGAAGAATGCCAAGGAAACAGAACTCTGTCAGCTACAGGATGAGAATAAACGTCTGGAGTCTGAGTTACTGGCTGCGCGTGGCCAGGTCAAAGATTTGGTGAAAAATAATGAGGCGTTTCAGGAGTCG ATGACTTCCATGAATGAACAG CTCCGTGAGTTGAACACAAAATACGAAAAAGAGCGAGAAGAGAATAACAACCGACAGGCAGAATTCGACAACAGTATTAGTGAGTTTGCGTCAAAGTCTGACGATGATCACATTCATATACAGGAATTGAAGTCTTCCATTAGCCTCCTCACAGATGAGAAGAACTCTCTTGGCAAGAAGGTGGAATCTCTTGAACGGGAGATAAATGAGTTACAGGAGAAAGAGGAAAGTTTGCTCAATAAAAGT GAATCGATTCAGAACCAAGACTCGCTCAAAAAGTACAAAGACCTCTGCGTGGAGCTTGGCCTTGAGAAGAAGGAAGCGTTAGAGGTGCTCAACGAAACTCAGGACGTCCTGAAGGAGGAGATCGAGAACTCTGCAAACCTTCAGGAACGATTAGCGTTAGCTGACGAGAAAGCAGAGGAGTGTGATCAACTCAGAGAACAG GCCAGAGTATTGAAAATCCGGAAGGCTGCCTTAGAGGAGCAGCTGCTTCAGCGAGATGAGTCAAACCAACAACAAACTGAAGGTGATAAATCCCAAATAGCAAAACTAGAATCAAAATTAGAAAAACTGCGTAAACAAATTGAAGAGAAAGACATTGTGTTATCGGAACGGTCGGATGGTGAATCACACGAGATAGTGACTTTAAAACAACAGTTAGTGACATTACAAGAGGAGGTGGTTGCCAAGGAAACGTGTCATAAACAACAACTGGAAGAGGAGAGAGCGCGTGTTCGAGAATTAGAGGATTATTTGACGGATTATGAAGATCAGTATAAGGAGGAGATGAAAGCAAAGAGAAAGAATGTGAAGAATTTACAGGCGGAGCTCGAAGGGGGAGCACAGTTACAAAAG GAGCTTGAAGACAAGGTTGCAAGTCTTGAAGAAGAATTGAAGgattcaagtgaaaaatcaAAGGAACATATCGAAGCGAAGAGACAGTTAGAACAAAAATTAACCAGTGCAGGTTCCCATGAAAAAACGGCTGatgaaacaaaagaacaaaTATCTCTTTTAGAGAAAGCTTTGCAGCAGGTTGAATCAGACAATAACGACTTAGCAAAGAAGTATTCAGACTCTATTGCGCAATATCAGGAGTTAGAAAAACAGCTGAGGAGTGAGAAGGAGACGAGTTGTGAGTTGAAGGTCAGATTGGAGGCAGGAGAATCAGAGCAGACGGCAGAGTTACAGCAACTGGAGAAGGAAGTGACGTCCCTGAGGGCGGAGTTAATTCAACGGAAGTCGCATATCACGAAGTTGGAGAGTGAAGTTCTCGGCAGTAAG TCGGACCAAGAGCGGGAATTAAACCGTTTGAAACAGCAAAACGAACAACTTCAAACAAGCCATAAAAAGGAGATagaaaatcttgccaaaaatcTTGAGAAATCGTATAAAGATTTGTCCGATTCACGAGCAACGTTACGAGAAAGAGAGGAAGAGACTATCCACTTGAAACATCGCATGAACGTGGATGGTCGTGAGGCGACGCACAAGTTAGAAATGGAGGTCAAACTTCGTCACGATTTTGAGAAACGGAATCAAATTCTGGAGGAGGAATTGAATAAG GTGTGGAATCAGTTACGGGAGAAGATGGACCAAGTTGCCAACATGGAGAAAGCCAAAGAGAACCTCGAAGAGGAGCTGGACAGAAAGTCCATCACGTGTAGGAACACGGAGACCAAGCTGGCACAGAGAAGCTTGGATCAGTCTACAGCATTGCAG GAAGCCAATCGACGATTGGAGGAGTCTGAGGAGAAGATCTCCAGCCTCCAGCACGATCTCCACCAAGCAGTGCTGAAGCTGGAGAGTAGTGAACGACAAGTACGGGATATCACCGCGCTGCGTGGCGAAGTTCAGAGGTCAAAGGATGAAGTGATTCACCTGCGGAGTCAACTACAGGAAGAGAAATTAAACAG GACCCTGGAAGCCCAGCACACGGAGGAACTCAGGAAACATATGGCACTGCTGAAGGAGAAGGAGACACGGATGACAGCACAGAACCGAGAGTTGCAGCACATGCTGTTAGACATGGAGAATAAAATGTCAAAAGTGCAGGACCAGAGCAGATCTGCTTCTAGTATG caaaatgttgttgaaaatgCCAAACAAACGTTAGCGGACCAAGTGGCCAAACTTCAAAAGGAGATCGAGACACAGCAACTAGAGCTTCTGGCATCATCAGATCGCTATGACAACCAAGTGCGCAGATATGAAGATAGAAAGGCCATGCATAAGACTAAGTTACAGAGAGCGAG AGAAATCTACAATCGTGAGAAGAGTCGTCTACGGGAGTACATTTATAAGCTCGAGGAGGAGTTACGCTTGAGTAAGATGTCTTTGGATAAAGAGGTGGAGTTTAAAGAGAAGACAGTGGACGATTATAAGATGCTCATGAAAGAAAAACGGGAACTACTTTCAAG ATTATCAGAGGAAGAGGAGCGAGCCAAGGACAAGACGCGTCTGTCGTCCATGTTGCAGGTTCGGTGCAAATTCCTTGAAGAGGAGAACTCAGGATTACAAGATCGCGTCGAGTTGGTCCAGCGCCAAAAACAAGAAGCCGAAAAAACACTCAAAGATCGCAGGGATAAAGCAAAGGAG GCTTTACGATCTTTGACTCCGCTCTCCACAGTTCAAACGCCCCGCTCTATGACCCCTCTCACTCCGATGAGGTCGTTATCGCCAGTTCGTCTCAACTCCACGGGAATAACACCGCACTCAACAATGTCCAGCGGCCTCGGTTTGAGTATTGACTCATCTTGGGATAATAACATACTTGATGCGGTCTTAACGATGCAGTCTGCTCACAAGAATGGAATCTTTGGGCGGTCGTATGAACGATCTTCTTCCTTTGATGGGCTGGATGATTAG
- the LOC135496804 gene encoding golgin subfamily A member 6-like protein 24 isoform X1, with amino-acid sequence MSKSQADVPNIKEITRKLTEDGLDARASVEEKLLHLWQLYLESQASLKATLENIEELRQQQAQEMQEVENYVEHIRQLSDEREALTLEFETENEQLKGELEQLRHELAGFQNEETAEMLIQQGLDDIAKSSNSEQIAYLLVERARLMDELELEQHRSRSRPASRADDANLTQMMEKERAEFEEELRQQRDSMQQLKEHMHQVHEEELENLKEEKEKMVEDLDQASKQINNLQIQLNNLSVDLEQEKQSANYKIKSMEANVKNAKETELCQLQDENKRLESELLAARGQVKDLVKNNEAFQESMTSMNEQLRELNTKYEKEREENNNRQAEFDNSISEFASKSDDDHIHIQELKSSISLLTDEKNSLGKKVESLEREINELQEKEESLLNKSESIQNQDSLKKYKDLCVELGLEKKEALEVLNETQDVLKEEIENSANLQERLALADEKAEECDQLREQARVLKIRKAALEEQLLQRDESNQQQTEGDKSQIAKLESKLEKLRKQIEEKDIVLSERSDGESHEIVTLKQQLVTLQEEVVAKETCHKQQLEEERARVRELEDYLTDYEDQYKEEMKAKRKNVKNLQAELEGGAQLQKELEDKVASLEEELKDSSEKSKEHIEAKRQLEQKLTSAGSHEKTADETKEQISLLEKALQQVESDNNDLAKKYSDSIAQYQELEKQLRSEKETSCELKVRLEAGESEQTAELQQLEKEVTSLRAELIQRKSHITKLESEVLGSKSDQERELNRLKQQNEQLQTSHKKEIENLAKNLEKSYKDLSDSRATLREREEETIHLKHRMNVDGREATHKLEMEVKLRHDFEKRNQILEEELNKQQSDPEVWNQLREKMDQVANMEKAKENLEEELDRKSITCRNTETKLAQRSLDQSTALQEANRRLEESEEKISSLQHDLHQAVLKLESSERQVRDITALRGEVQRSKDEVIHLRSQLQEEKLNRTLEAQHTEELRKHMALLKEKETRMTAQNRELQHMLLDMENKMSKVQDQSRSASSMQNVVENAKQTLADQVAKLQKEIETQQLELLASSDRYDNQVRRYEDRKAMHKTKLQRAREIYNREKSRLREYIYKLEEELRLSKMSLDKEVEFKEKTVDDYKMLMKEKRELLSRLSEEEERAKDKTRLSSMLQVRCKFLEEENSGLQDRVELVQRQKQEAEKTLKDRRDKAKEALRSLTPLSTVQTPRSMTPLTPMRSLSPVRLNSTGITPHSTMSSGLGLSIDSSWDNNILDAVLTMQSAHKNGIFGRSYERSSSFDGLDD; translated from the exons GATGTGCCAAATATAAAAGAGATCACTCGTAAACTGACTGAAGATGGCCTTGATGCCAGAGCGTCAGTGGAAGAGAAGCTACTCCATCTGTGGCAGCTCTATCTTGAGTCTCAG GCAAGCCTCAAGGCCACCCTGGAGAACATCGAGGAGCTCCGCCAGCAGCAGGCCCAGGAGATGCAGGAGGTGGAGAACTACGTGGAACACATCCGCCAGCTCTCAGATGAAAGAGAGGCTCTGACGCTTGAGTTTGAGACCGAGAATGAACAGCTGAAGGGAGAGTTAGAGCAGCTAAGACATGAGCTTGCAG ggtttcaaaatgaagaaacggCCGAGATGCTGATACAACAAGGCCTGGACGATATAGCAAAGAGCTCCAACAGCGAGCAGATCGCCTACCTCCTGGTCGAGAGAGCGCGACTCATGGACGAGTTAGAACTTGAGCAACATAGGTCAAGATCGCGACCGGCAAGTCGAGCAGACGACGCAAATTTGACCCAGATGATGGAGAAGGAGCGGGCGgagtttgaggaagaattgcGACAGCAGAGGGATAGTATGCAACAG CTGAAAGAACACATGCATCAAGTTCATGAAGAAGAACTGGAGAACTTGAAAGAGGAGAAGGAAAAGATGGTAGAAGACTTGGACCAGGCATCGAAACAG ATTAATAACCTGCAGATTCAGCTCAACAATCTCTCGGTCGACCTTGAACAAGAAAAGCAGTCGGCAAACTACAAGATCAAATCCATGGAGGCCAACGTGAAGAATGCCAAGGAAACAGAACTCTGTCAGCTACAGGATGAGAATAAACGTCTGGAGTCTGAGTTACTGGCTGCGCGTGGCCAGGTCAAAGATTTGGTGAAAAATAATGAGGCGTTTCAGGAGTCG ATGACTTCCATGAATGAACAG CTCCGTGAGTTGAACACAAAATACGAAAAAGAGCGAGAAGAGAATAACAACCGACAGGCAGAATTCGACAACAGTATTAGTGAGTTTGCGTCAAAGTCTGACGATGATCACATTCATATACAGGAATTGAAGTCTTCCATTAGCCTCCTCACAGATGAGAAGAACTCTCTTGGCAAGAAGGTGGAATCTCTTGAACGGGAGATAAATGAGTTACAGGAGAAAGAGGAAAGTTTGCTCAATAAAAGT GAATCGATTCAGAACCAAGACTCGCTCAAAAAGTACAAAGACCTCTGCGTGGAGCTTGGCCTTGAGAAGAAGGAAGCGTTAGAGGTGCTCAACGAAACTCAGGACGTCCTGAAGGAGGAGATCGAGAACTCTGCAAACCTTCAGGAACGATTAGCGTTAGCTGACGAGAAAGCAGAGGAGTGTGATCAACTCAGAGAACAG GCCAGAGTATTGAAAATCCGGAAGGCTGCCTTAGAGGAGCAGCTGCTTCAGCGAGATGAGTCAAACCAACAACAAACTGAAGGTGATAAATCCCAAATAGCAAAACTAGAATCAAAATTAGAAAAACTGCGTAAACAAATTGAAGAGAAAGACATTGTGTTATCGGAACGGTCGGATGGTGAATCACACGAGATAGTGACTTTAAAACAACAGTTAGTGACATTACAAGAGGAGGTGGTTGCCAAGGAAACGTGTCATAAACAACAACTGGAAGAGGAGAGAGCGCGTGTTCGAGAATTAGAGGATTATTTGACGGATTATGAAGATCAGTATAAGGAGGAGATGAAAGCAAAGAGAAAGAATGTGAAGAATTTACAGGCGGAGCTCGAAGGGGGAGCACAGTTACAAAAG GAGCTTGAAGACAAGGTTGCAAGTCTTGAAGAAGAATTGAAGgattcaagtgaaaaatcaAAGGAACATATCGAAGCGAAGAGACAGTTAGAACAAAAATTAACCAGTGCAGGTTCCCATGAAAAAACGGCTGatgaaacaaaagaacaaaTATCTCTTTTAGAGAAAGCTTTGCAGCAGGTTGAATCAGACAATAACGACTTAGCAAAGAAGTATTCAGACTCTATTGCGCAATATCAGGAGTTAGAAAAACAGCTGAGGAGTGAGAAGGAGACGAGTTGTGAGTTGAAGGTCAGATTGGAGGCAGGAGAATCAGAGCAGACGGCAGAGTTACAGCAACTGGAGAAGGAAGTGACGTCCCTGAGGGCGGAGTTAATTCAACGGAAGTCGCATATCACGAAGTTGGAGAGTGAAGTTCTCGGCAGTAAG TCGGACCAAGAGCGGGAATTAAACCGTTTGAAACAGCAAAACGAACAACTTCAAACAAGCCATAAAAAGGAGATagaaaatcttgccaaaaatcTTGAGAAATCGTATAAAGATTTGTCCGATTCACGAGCAACGTTACGAGAAAGAGAGGAAGAGACTATCCACTTGAAACATCGCATGAACGTGGATGGTCGTGAGGCGACGCACAAGTTAGAAATGGAGGTCAAACTTCGTCACGATTTTGAGAAACGGAATCAAATTCTGGAGGAGGAATTGAATAAG CAACAGTCCGACCCTGAG GTGTGGAATCAGTTACGGGAGAAGATGGACCAAGTTGCCAACATGGAGAAAGCCAAAGAGAACCTCGAAGAGGAGCTGGACAGAAAGTCCATCACGTGTAGGAACACGGAGACCAAGCTGGCACAGAGAAGCTTGGATCAGTCTACAGCATTGCAG GAAGCCAATCGACGATTGGAGGAGTCTGAGGAGAAGATCTCCAGCCTCCAGCACGATCTCCACCAAGCAGTGCTGAAGCTGGAGAGTAGTGAACGACAAGTACGGGATATCACCGCGCTGCGTGGCGAAGTTCAGAGGTCAAAGGATGAAGTGATTCACCTGCGGAGTCAACTACAGGAAGAGAAATTAAACAG GACCCTGGAAGCCCAGCACACGGAGGAACTCAGGAAACATATGGCACTGCTGAAGGAGAAGGAGACACGGATGACAGCACAGAACCGAGAGTTGCAGCACATGCTGTTAGACATGGAGAATAAAATGTCAAAAGTGCAGGACCAGAGCAGATCTGCTTCTAGTATG caaaatgttgttgaaaatgCCAAACAAACGTTAGCGGACCAAGTGGCCAAACTTCAAAAGGAGATCGAGACACAGCAACTAGAGCTTCTGGCATCATCAGATCGCTATGACAACCAAGTGCGCAGATATGAAGATAGAAAGGCCATGCATAAGACTAAGTTACAGAGAGCGAG AGAAATCTACAATCGTGAGAAGAGTCGTCTACGGGAGTACATTTATAAGCTCGAGGAGGAGTTACGCTTGAGTAAGATGTCTTTGGATAAAGAGGTGGAGTTTAAAGAGAAGACAGTGGACGATTATAAGATGCTCATGAAAGAAAAACGGGAACTACTTTCAAG ATTATCAGAGGAAGAGGAGCGAGCCAAGGACAAGACGCGTCTGTCGTCCATGTTGCAGGTTCGGTGCAAATTCCTTGAAGAGGAGAACTCAGGATTACAAGATCGCGTCGAGTTGGTCCAGCGCCAAAAACAAGAAGCCGAAAAAACACTCAAAGATCGCAGGGATAAAGCAAAGGAG GCTTTACGATCTTTGACTCCGCTCTCCACAGTTCAAACGCCCCGCTCTATGACCCCTCTCACTCCGATGAGGTCGTTATCGCCAGTTCGTCTCAACTCCACGGGAATAACACCGCACTCAACAATGTCCAGCGGCCTCGGTTTGAGTATTGACTCATCTTGGGATAATAACATACTTGATGCGGTCTTAACGATGCAGTCTGCTCACAAGAATGGAATCTTTGGGCGGTCGTATGAACGATCTTCTTCCTTTGATGGGCTGGATGATTAG
- the LOC135496804 gene encoding golgin subfamily A member 6-like protein 24 isoform X4, giving the protein MSKSQADVPNIKEITRKLTEDGLDARASVEEKLLHLWQLYLESQASLKATLENIEELRQQQAQEMQEVENYVEHIRQLSDEREALTLEFETENEQLKGELEQLRHELAGFQNEETAEMLIQQGLDDIAKSSNSEQIAYLLVERARLMDELELEQHRSRSRPASRADDANLTQMMEKERAEFEEELRQQRDSMQQLKEHMHQVHEEELENLKEEKEKMVEDLDQASKQINNLQIQLNNLSVDLEQEKQSANYKIKSMEANVKNAKETELCQLQDENKRLESELLAARGQVKDLVKNNEAFQESMTSMNEQLRELNTKYEKEREENNNRQAEFDNSISEFASKSDDDHIHIQELKSSISLLTDEKNSLGKKVESLEREINELQEKEESLLNKSESIQNQDSLKKYKDLCVELGLEKKEALEVLNETQDVLKEEIENSANLQERLALADEKAEECDQLREQELEDKVASLEEELKDSSEKSKEHIEAKRQLEQKLTSAGSHEKTADETKEQISLLEKALQQVESDNNDLAKKYSDSIAQYQELEKQLRSEKETSCELKVRLEAGESEQTAELQQLEKEVTSLRAELIQRKSHITKLESEVLGSKSDQERELNRLKQQNEQLQTSHKKEIENLAKNLEKSYKDLSDSRATLREREEETIHLKHRMNVDGREATHKLEMEVKLRHDFEKRNQILEEELNKQQSDPEVWNQLREKMDQVANMEKAKENLEEELDRKSITCRNTETKLAQRSLDQSTALQEANRRLEESEEKISSLQHDLHQAVLKLESSERQVRDITALRGEVQRSKDEVIHLRSQLQEEKLNRTLEAQHTEELRKHMALLKEKETRMTAQNRELQHMLLDMENKMSKVQDQSRSASSMQNVVENAKQTLADQVAKLQKEIETQQLELLASSDRYDNQVRRYEDRKAMHKTKLQRAREIYNREKSRLREYIYKLEEELRLSKMSLDKEVEFKEKTVDDYKMLMKEKRELLSRLSEEEERAKDKTRLSSMLQVRCKFLEEENSGLQDRVELVQRQKQEAEKTLKDRRDKAKEALRSLTPLSTVQTPRSMTPLTPMRSLSPVRLNSTGITPHSTMSSGLGLSIDSSWDNNILDAVLTMQSAHKNGIFGRSYERSSSFDGLDD; this is encoded by the exons GATGTGCCAAATATAAAAGAGATCACTCGTAAACTGACTGAAGATGGCCTTGATGCCAGAGCGTCAGTGGAAGAGAAGCTACTCCATCTGTGGCAGCTCTATCTTGAGTCTCAG GCAAGCCTCAAGGCCACCCTGGAGAACATCGAGGAGCTCCGCCAGCAGCAGGCCCAGGAGATGCAGGAGGTGGAGAACTACGTGGAACACATCCGCCAGCTCTCAGATGAAAGAGAGGCTCTGACGCTTGAGTTTGAGACCGAGAATGAACAGCTGAAGGGAGAGTTAGAGCAGCTAAGACATGAGCTTGCAG ggtttcaaaatgaagaaacggCCGAGATGCTGATACAACAAGGCCTGGACGATATAGCAAAGAGCTCCAACAGCGAGCAGATCGCCTACCTCCTGGTCGAGAGAGCGCGACTCATGGACGAGTTAGAACTTGAGCAACATAGGTCAAGATCGCGACCGGCAAGTCGAGCAGACGACGCAAATTTGACCCAGATGATGGAGAAGGAGCGGGCGgagtttgaggaagaattgcGACAGCAGAGGGATAGTATGCAACAG CTGAAAGAACACATGCATCAAGTTCATGAAGAAGAACTGGAGAACTTGAAAGAGGAGAAGGAAAAGATGGTAGAAGACTTGGACCAGGCATCGAAACAG ATTAATAACCTGCAGATTCAGCTCAACAATCTCTCGGTCGACCTTGAACAAGAAAAGCAGTCGGCAAACTACAAGATCAAATCCATGGAGGCCAACGTGAAGAATGCCAAGGAAACAGAACTCTGTCAGCTACAGGATGAGAATAAACGTCTGGAGTCTGAGTTACTGGCTGCGCGTGGCCAGGTCAAAGATTTGGTGAAAAATAATGAGGCGTTTCAGGAGTCG ATGACTTCCATGAATGAACAG CTCCGTGAGTTGAACACAAAATACGAAAAAGAGCGAGAAGAGAATAACAACCGACAGGCAGAATTCGACAACAGTATTAGTGAGTTTGCGTCAAAGTCTGACGATGATCACATTCATATACAGGAATTGAAGTCTTCCATTAGCCTCCTCACAGATGAGAAGAACTCTCTTGGCAAGAAGGTGGAATCTCTTGAACGGGAGATAAATGAGTTACAGGAGAAAGAGGAAAGTTTGCTCAATAAAAGT GAATCGATTCAGAACCAAGACTCGCTCAAAAAGTACAAAGACCTCTGCGTGGAGCTTGGCCTTGAGAAGAAGGAAGCGTTAGAGGTGCTCAACGAAACTCAGGACGTCCTGAAGGAGGAGATCGAGAACTCTGCAAACCTTCAGGAACGATTAGCGTTAGCTGACGAGAAAGCAGAGGAGTGTGATCAACTCAGAGAACAG GAGCTTGAAGACAAGGTTGCAAGTCTTGAAGAAGAATTGAAGgattcaagtgaaaaatcaAAGGAACATATCGAAGCGAAGAGACAGTTAGAACAAAAATTAACCAGTGCAGGTTCCCATGAAAAAACGGCTGatgaaacaaaagaacaaaTATCTCTTTTAGAGAAAGCTTTGCAGCAGGTTGAATCAGACAATAACGACTTAGCAAAGAAGTATTCAGACTCTATTGCGCAATATCAGGAGTTAGAAAAACAGCTGAGGAGTGAGAAGGAGACGAGTTGTGAGTTGAAGGTCAGATTGGAGGCAGGAGAATCAGAGCAGACGGCAGAGTTACAGCAACTGGAGAAGGAAGTGACGTCCCTGAGGGCGGAGTTAATTCAACGGAAGTCGCATATCACGAAGTTGGAGAGTGAAGTTCTCGGCAGTAAG TCGGACCAAGAGCGGGAATTAAACCGTTTGAAACAGCAAAACGAACAACTTCAAACAAGCCATAAAAAGGAGATagaaaatcttgccaaaaatcTTGAGAAATCGTATAAAGATTTGTCCGATTCACGAGCAACGTTACGAGAAAGAGAGGAAGAGACTATCCACTTGAAACATCGCATGAACGTGGATGGTCGTGAGGCGACGCACAAGTTAGAAATGGAGGTCAAACTTCGTCACGATTTTGAGAAACGGAATCAAATTCTGGAGGAGGAATTGAATAAG CAACAGTCCGACCCTGAG GTGTGGAATCAGTTACGGGAGAAGATGGACCAAGTTGCCAACATGGAGAAAGCCAAAGAGAACCTCGAAGAGGAGCTGGACAGAAAGTCCATCACGTGTAGGAACACGGAGACCAAGCTGGCACAGAGAAGCTTGGATCAGTCTACAGCATTGCAG GAAGCCAATCGACGATTGGAGGAGTCTGAGGAGAAGATCTCCAGCCTCCAGCACGATCTCCACCAAGCAGTGCTGAAGCTGGAGAGTAGTGAACGACAAGTACGGGATATCACCGCGCTGCGTGGCGAAGTTCAGAGGTCAAAGGATGAAGTGATTCACCTGCGGAGTCAACTACAGGAAGAGAAATTAAACAG GACCCTGGAAGCCCAGCACACGGAGGAACTCAGGAAACATATGGCACTGCTGAAGGAGAAGGAGACACGGATGACAGCACAGAACCGAGAGTTGCAGCACATGCTGTTAGACATGGAGAATAAAATGTCAAAAGTGCAGGACCAGAGCAGATCTGCTTCTAGTATG caaaatgttgttgaaaatgCCAAACAAACGTTAGCGGACCAAGTGGCCAAACTTCAAAAGGAGATCGAGACACAGCAACTAGAGCTTCTGGCATCATCAGATCGCTATGACAACCAAGTGCGCAGATATGAAGATAGAAAGGCCATGCATAAGACTAAGTTACAGAGAGCGAG AGAAATCTACAATCGTGAGAAGAGTCGTCTACGGGAGTACATTTATAAGCTCGAGGAGGAGTTACGCTTGAGTAAGATGTCTTTGGATAAAGAGGTGGAGTTTAAAGAGAAGACAGTGGACGATTATAAGATGCTCATGAAAGAAAAACGGGAACTACTTTCAAG ATTATCAGAGGAAGAGGAGCGAGCCAAGGACAAGACGCGTCTGTCGTCCATGTTGCAGGTTCGGTGCAAATTCCTTGAAGAGGAGAACTCAGGATTACAAGATCGCGTCGAGTTGGTCCAGCGCCAAAAACAAGAAGCCGAAAAAACACTCAAAGATCGCAGGGATAAAGCAAAGGAG GCTTTACGATCTTTGACTCCGCTCTCCACAGTTCAAACGCCCCGCTCTATGACCCCTCTCACTCCGATGAGGTCGTTATCGCCAGTTCGTCTCAACTCCACGGGAATAACACCGCACTCAACAATGTCCAGCGGCCTCGGTTTGAGTATTGACTCATCTTGGGATAATAACATACTTGATGCGGTCTTAACGATGCAGTCTGCTCACAAGAATGGAATCTTTGGGCGGTCGTATGAACGATCTTCTTCCTTTGATGGGCTGGATGATTAG